In Polynucleobacter sp. AP-Ainpum-60-G11, one DNA window encodes the following:
- a CDS encoding aminodeoxychorismate/anthranilate synthase component II, with translation MLLMIDNYDSFTYNLVQYFAELGEEVKVFRNDEISVEEIAKINPARICISPGPCSPAEAGISVATIQRYAGQIPILGVCLGHQAIGEAFGGKIIRAQKVMHGKTDDIHHTGVGVFKDLPNPFKVTRYHSLAIEKSSLPAALEVTATSSDGEIMGVRHKELAVEGVQFHPESILSEHGHALLKNFLQAK, from the coding sequence ATGCTCCTCATGATTGATAACTACGATTCATTTACCTATAACCTCGTTCAGTATTTTGCAGAGCTTGGTGAAGAGGTCAAAGTTTTCCGTAATGATGAAATTTCGGTTGAAGAGATTGCCAAAATCAATCCTGCGCGTATTTGCATTTCACCTGGGCCATGCAGTCCAGCTGAAGCAGGCATTTCTGTAGCCACGATTCAGCGCTATGCTGGACAGATTCCGATTCTTGGGGTCTGCCTTGGACATCAGGCGATTGGTGAAGCATTCGGCGGCAAGATTATTCGCGCTCAAAAAGTGATGCACGGTAAGACGGATGATATTCACCATACTGGTGTTGGTGTTTTCAAAGATTTACCAAACCCATTCAAGGTGACGCGTTATCACTCCCTCGCGATTGAGAAGAGTTCATTGCCAGCAGCTCTTGAAGTCACAGCCACTTCTTCCGATGGCGAAATTATGGGCGTACGCCACAAGGAACTTGCAGTGGAAGGCGTCCAATTTCATCCAGAATCCATTCTTTCTGAGCATGGTCATGCACTATTGAAGAATTTCTTGCAAGCAAAATAA
- the trpE gene encoding anthranilate synthase component I yields MQYEEFLALAKQGFNRIPLVKEVLADLETPLSLYVKLTQAFGQKNTYLLESVLGGERFGRFSFIGLPAKTVLRTVGTPDAPLTEVLFNDKVIETNHDNPLDFVDAYFKRLTVAVQPGLPRFCGGLAGYFGYDTVRYIESRLAKHHLPDELGVPDIQLILTEELAVVDNVAGRIFLIVYADPSVADSFEKGQARLKELLACLSKPVSMPASLPSTKTELVRKFKAADFENAVLKTKEYILAGDCMQVVIGQRISKPFTDSPLALYRALRSLNPSPYMYFYDFGDLQVVGSSPEILVRQEQRESQKIVTIRPLAGTRPRGATPEEDERLATELLADPKEIAEHVMLIDLARNDVGRIAKTGTVKVTDSMSIEKYSHVQHIVSSVEGELLDNMSNMDVLRATFPAGTLSGAPKIRAMEIIDEMEIVKRGVYGGAVGYLSFSGDMDVAIAIRTGVIRDGVLHSQAGAGVVADSDPTAEWKETEAKARAVLMAADLVQGGLDAPHD; encoded by the coding sequence ATGCAGTACGAAGAATTTCTTGCCCTAGCAAAACAGGGTTTCAATCGCATTCCTTTGGTGAAAGAAGTTTTAGCCGACTTAGAGACGCCTCTCTCGCTGTACGTCAAACTCACACAGGCTTTTGGACAAAAAAATACTTATTTACTTGAGTCTGTTCTAGGTGGCGAGCGCTTTGGTCGCTTCTCTTTTATTGGTCTGCCTGCTAAAACTGTTTTAAGAACAGTTGGCACTCCAGATGCGCCACTGACTGAAGTCCTCTTCAATGACAAAGTGATTGAAACCAATCATGACAACCCATTGGATTTTGTAGATGCCTATTTCAAACGCTTAACAGTAGCCGTTCAACCTGGTCTCCCTCGCTTCTGTGGCGGGCTTGCTGGCTACTTTGGTTATGACACGGTTCGCTACATCGAATCGCGTTTAGCGAAACATCATCTACCAGATGAATTAGGTGTGCCTGATATTCAGTTGATACTCACCGAAGAATTGGCAGTAGTTGATAACGTTGCGGGTCGCATTTTTTTAATTGTCTATGCAGACCCAAGCGTTGCCGATAGTTTTGAGAAGGGCCAAGCTCGATTAAAAGAATTACTTGCTTGCCTCAGCAAACCAGTAAGCATGCCAGCGTCATTACCAAGCACCAAAACAGAGTTGGTACGCAAGTTCAAAGCGGCTGATTTTGAAAATGCCGTTCTCAAAACTAAAGAATATATTTTGGCTGGTGATTGCATGCAGGTGGTGATCGGTCAACGTATCAGTAAACCATTCACAGATTCACCCCTCGCCCTATACCGTGCGTTGCGGTCTTTGAATCCATCGCCTTATATGTACTTCTATGACTTTGGTGACCTGCAAGTAGTAGGCTCATCTCCAGAGATCTTGGTTCGCCAAGAGCAACGAGAAAGCCAAAAGATTGTGACGATTCGTCCACTAGCTGGCACACGTCCACGTGGCGCAACACCTGAAGAAGATGAGCGTCTTGCCACCGAATTGCTTGCTGATCCAAAAGAAATTGCTGAGCACGTCATGTTGATTGACTTAGCACGCAATGATGTAGGTCGTATCGCAAAGACAGGCACCGTCAAGGTGACTGATTCAATGTCGATCGAAAAGTATTCTCATGTACAGCACATTGTGAGTTCTGTTGAGGGCGAATTGCTAGACAATATGAGCAATATGGATGTTCTACGCGCAACCTTCCCAGCCGGCACTTTATCGGGTGCTCCAAAAATTCGGGCGATGGAAATTATTGATGAGATGGAAATTGTGAAACGTGGCGTCTATGGTGGTGCGGTAGGCTACCTCTCCTTCTCCGGGGATATGGATGTAGCGATCGCCATTCGCACTGGTGTGATTCGTGATGGAGTACTGCATTCACAAGCTGGCGCTGGCGTAGTTGCAGACTCTGACCCCACCGCCGAGTGGAAAGAAACCGAAGCCAAAGCCCGAGCAGTATTAATGGCGGCTGATTTAGTACAAGGAGGACTCGATGCTCCTCATGATTGA